Proteins encoded by one window of Cydia splendana chromosome 14, ilCydSple1.2, whole genome shotgun sequence:
- the LOC134797060 gene encoding large ribosomal subunit protein mL49 has protein sequence MAAMWRAQCAFARLFTGKTGRILNNAADFGTKLAPESLSVLVSRNYSNYKNSPLVHRITEQYEYEIVKNPAEWTYVERLLPFETIPEVQPKDKYPSGWVPPKEEALELPYFISRTKNHLLPIYLHATFKGGRKITAIKKIDGDIWQMNDEIKEFLEDKMKRYVETRVHELGRFIEVKGDYVNDLHDWAHSKGF, from the exons atggcggcgaTGTGGCGTGCACAGTGCGCGTTTGCGCGACTTTTTACCGGAAAAACTGGACGAATCTTGAACAACGCAGCAGATTTTGGTACAAAACTCGCCCCGGAATCGCTTTCg GTATTAGTATCCAgaaattattcaaattataaaaattcTCCATTAGTCCATAGAATAACCGAAcaatatgaatatgaaatagtaaaaaatCCCGCTGAATGGACTTATGTGGAGAGATTATTACCGTTCGAAACCATTCCAGAAGTCCAACCCAAGGATAAGTACCCATCAGGTTGGGTGCCTCCAAAAGAAGAAGCTTTAGAACTACCCTATTTCATTTCAAGAACGAAGAATCACTTATTGCCAATATATTTACACGCGACATTTAAAGGTGGACGTAAAATAACTGCGATTAAAAAGATAGATGGTGATATTTGGCAAATGAATGACGAAATTAAGGAATTTTTGGAAGATAAAATGAAGAGATATGTCGAGACCAGGGTGCATGAGTTAGGTCGCTTTATCGAAGTCAAAGGTGATTACGTTAACGATCTACATGATTGGGCGCATTCCAAGGGTTTCTAA